The DNA region AGTCCGCGATCAGCTTGTTGTAGATGGTCAGGTTCGGGGCGAGGACGAAGAAGTGGCGAATGCCCTCGGCCTTGTGGAGGTAGGAGATGAACGCGCCCATGAGCCGCGTCTTGCCCACGCCAGTCGCCAGGGCGAAGCAGAGGGAAGGGAAGTCCCGCTCGAAATCCGTGACCGTCGAGAATTCCGACTGAATGGCCTTGATGGCCTGGGCGACGTCCGCGCCCTTTTCCAGCGGGATGATGTCGCAGATGCGCGCGAGGATCTCCAGCGAGGTCCGCTGCGGGGGGCGGAGGCTCAAGCGGTTG from Deltaproteobacteria bacterium includes:
- a CDS encoding DEAD/DEAH box helicase family protein, with product MNPAVNTIANRLSLRPPQRTSLEILARICDIIPLEKGADVAQAIKAIQSEFSTVTDFERDFPSLCFALATGVGKTRLMGAFISYLHKAEGIRHFFVLAPNLTIYNKLIAD